GACATCTGGGCCATCGTCACCGTGGAGGACCTCGAGGCCTCCATCGACGTGCTGATGTTCCCCAAGGCCTACGAGCTGGTCTCCACGATGCTGGCCACCGACACCGTGGTCCGGGTCAAGGGCCGGGTGCGCCAGTCCGACGACTCGGTGGAGATGATGGGCAGCGAGATGACCATGCCCGACATCACCGAGGGACCGAGCGGACCGGTGGTGATCTCGCTCCCGGCCACCCGCTGCACCCCGCCGGTGGTGCAGCAGCTGCGCGGTGTGCTGCAGAGCCACCCGGGGATGACCGAGGTCCAGCTGCGGCTGTCCTCGGGCACCCGGACGACCGTGTGGCGGATCGACTCCCAGCTGCGGGTGACCCCGTCACCGCCGCTGATGGCCGACCTCAAGGCGCTGCTGGGGCCGTCGTGTCTGACCGCCTGAGCGAGCAGCCCGCCCCGGGACCGGACGAGCGCGGACCCCGGCAGCCGGGGGAGGGCGGTGCCTCGCGGCGCCCCAGCCTGCTGACCGAGATGACGGTGTTCTTCACCGTCTGCCTGGTGGTCGGCGTGCTGGCCGGGCTGCTCTGGGCCCGGGTGACCGACCTCCCCGGGTACACGATCGCCGTCGACGGACGGGCCACCACCAGCGAGCGCGGGCTGGCCGAGCAGTTCAGCGCCGACGCCTGGTTCTGCGTGATCGCCGTCGGCGGGGGCCTGCTGATCGGGCTGCTGGCCTGGTGGCGGCTGATCCGGGTGGGGTGGGGGGTCGTCCTGGCCGCCGTGCTGGGGGCGCTGCTGGCCGCCGTGCTCACCTGGGTGGTCGGCTGGGCCATGGGGCCGGGCGACTTCGACGCCCGTCTGGCGAACGCCGAGCCCGGCGACGTGGTACCCATCGAGCTGACCCTGCGTGCCCCCGTCGCCCTGGTGGTGTGGCCGTTCATCGCCAGCATCCCGATCCTGCTCTGGTCCTCCCTGGCCCCCGACGACGAGGAGCCGACCCCGTTGTTCACGCGTGGCCGGCTGGCCCGGCGCCGGCACGAGTCGGTGGCCGGCGTGCTGCCCGAGGACCGGGTCGGGCTGCCCGCCGCCCCGCCGCCGGACGGGCCCGGTGAGTCCACGTCCTCCGGTCCGCCGCCGCGCTGACCGCCCGCGCTGACCCTCCGGGTCAGCGTCCGACCGGGGCGACCTCGGCCCCGGTGAGCCGGACGAGGTCCTCCGGCGACAGCTCCACCTGCAGCCCGCGCCTCCCGGCCGAGACCAGCACCCGCTCGTGGTCGAGGGCGGAGACGTCGACCACGGTGGTCAACGGGGTCCGCTGGCCGAGGGGGGAGATGCCGCCGACCACGTAGCCGCTGCTCCGCTCCGCCGCCGCCGGGTCCGCCACCTGCGCCTTCTTGGCCCCCACCGCGGTGGCCAGGGCCTTCAGGTCGACCTGCTGGCTGACCGCCACCACGGCCACCACCAGCCGCCCGCCGCAGTCGGTGACCACCGTCTTGAGCACCCGCCCCGGGTCGACCCCCAGCGCGGCCACCACCTCCTCGCCGAAGTGGGTCTCGCCCTCGGCGTGGGCGTACTCGTGCACCGTGTGCGGCACCCCGGCCGCCGACAGCACCTCGAGCGCCGGGGTGGCGGCGCGGGGACGGGCCTTCTTCGCCATGACCCCATCCCAGCAGGTCGGTCCGCACGCCGCCGGGAGGTCCGCGGCAGAACCCGGTGGCGGCCCGCAGCCCCGCTGGGCCAGGATCGGCGCCATGGTCCCTCCCGACTGGCTGCCCACCTACCGCCTCGAGGACTCCGAGCTGATCGGCTACCTGGCCCCCGCCGACGGTGACCAGGTGGTCCCGATGACCCTGCTGGGCACCCCGCTGGGGGAAGCGATGACGGTCTTCGCCGCCGAGCA
The sequence above is a segment of the Auraticoccus monumenti genome. Coding sequences within it:
- the ybaK gene encoding Cys-tRNA(Pro) deacylase; translated protein: MAKKARPRAATPALEVLSAAGVPHTVHEYAHAEGETHFGEEVVAALGVDPGRVLKTVVTDCGGRLVVAVVAVSQQVDLKALATAVGAKKAQVADPAAAERSSGYVVGGISPLGQRTPLTTVVDVSALDHERVLVSAGRRGLQVELSPEDLVRLTGAEVAPVGR